The Saccopteryx leptura isolate mSacLep1 chromosome 2, mSacLep1_pri_phased_curated, whole genome shotgun sequence genome has a window encoding:
- the LRRC43 gene encoding leucine-rich repeat-containing protein 43 isoform X1, which produces MEERSGTVSAAVREHLRQLCLHEFPCGVGSWNKSRFLPQTCRTHRELISREEEVGSPWEETVGDLLGLVCSPQSPWALLEGSSAEDSFLRQLAVRNPLMVKDDFLYSYFRSLRVVDKKVSLVDKDLLKFPKLEELVLSANQIKEIDAVNLPPTLKVLELYGNVLTSAECLCAHPPPGLQHLGLGHNKLQGSLQSLYVTVEHWPNLVSLDLGFNDLTDLQGMVASLSTLQRLRLLVLQGNPLALVPYYRGFTIDSLAHLCVLDDITVSPNEKHQFRGLHHSADFLACEAQLVVTIGNIRGVLDSSVLDPEPGPQGPFITYSYYVTYDFMEDEDGKGNEDAEARAEILKPPASAEQLDEDMPAEVGSPTAPTAAAVPKEAEEVAESLSATVSQFPSAELEGSVVSGGSISLPRSVDSVEKLATLRPKVDPRLCPLPGTVLFSTVRKPWADVIPCSYEMQHTLRDLVALKAFLLAGTIVTIVEEKVLSWPVVAPPVDSPLPSKKGKGEKDKKGKGKAAREDQEMTKMGSKKKKELPKELRQDLPTLRVLGSCLVVLEPLLAGESLVSSLCNFGVIRTLESDRLTLSRDSKNKKAKKPLEPGKSKVPAPLAGENYKPEPLTVEVQIQLNQCRSAEEALRTIAA; this is translated from the exons ATGGAGGAGCGGAGCGGCACCGTGAGCGCCGCGGTCCGGGAGCACCTGCGGCAGCTGTGTCTGCACGAGTTTCCTTGCGGCGTGGGCAGCTGG AACAAGTCGCGCTTTCTTCCTCAAACTTGCCGGACACACAGGGAGCTGATCTCCAGAGAGGAGGAGGTCGGGAGCCCCTGGGAGGAGACGGTGGGAGACCTGCTGGGCCTGGTCTGCAGCCCCCAGTCGCCCTGGGCTCTGCTGGAGGGCTCCAGCGCCGAGGACAGTTTCCTGAGACAGCTAGCCGTTCGGAATCCCCTGATGGTCAAAGACGACTTCTTGTACTCCTATTTCAGGTCCCTCCGGGTGGTGGACAAGAAG GTGAGCCTGGTGGATAAAGACCTCCTGAAATTTCCAAAGCTCGAAGAGTTGGTGCTAAGTGCTAATCAAATCAAGGAGATTGATGCAGTCAATCTGCCCCCAACTCTTAAG GTGTTGGAGCTCTACGGCAACGTCTTGACCAGCGCGGAGTGTCTGTGCGCTCACCCGCCGCCAGGCCTGCAGCACTTGGGGTTAGGTCACAACAAACTTCAGGGCTCCCTGCAAAGTCTGTACGTCACCGTGGAGCACTG GCCCAACCTGGTGTCTCTGGACCTGGGCTTCAACGACCTGACGGACCTGCAGGGCATGGtagccagcctcagcaccctgCAGCGCCTGCGGCTCCTGGTGCTGCAGGGGAACCCGCTGGCCCTGGTGCCCTACTACCGCGGCTTCACCATCGACAGCCTGGCCCACCTCTGCGTGCTGGACGACATCACCGTGTCTCCCAACGAGAAGCACCAGTTCCGGGGGCTCCACCACAGTGCGG ACTTCTTGGCCTGTGAGGCACAGTTGGTGGtgacaattggaaacatcagaggGGTTCTGGACAGCTCTGTCTTGGACCCAGAACCAGGGCCCCAGGGCCCTTTTATCACTTACAGCTACTACGTGACCTACGACTTTATGGAAGATGAAGATGGCAAAGGGAATGAAGACGCAGAGGCGCGGGCTGAG ATCCTCAAGCCCCCTGCCAGCGCGGAGCAGCTGGACGAGGACATGCCCGCAGAAGTCGGCTCCCCCACTGCGCCCACTGCGGCCGCCGTCCCCAAAGAGGCTGAGGAGGTTGCAGAGTCCTTGTCGGCCACCGTGTCCCAGTTCCCGTCGGCAGAGCTGGAGGGCTCGGTGGTCTCGGGCGGGTCGATATCCTTGCCCAGGTCCGTGGACTCTGTAGAGAAGTTGGCAACGTTGCGACCGAAAGTGGACCCCCGGCTTTGCCCATTGCCAGG GACAGTCCTCTTCAGCACCGTCCGCAAGCCCTGGGCTGACGTCATCCCCTGCAGCTACGAGATGCAGCACACGCTCAGGGACCTGGTGGCACTCAAGGCCTTCCTGCTGGCGGGGACCATCGTGACCATCGTGGAGGAGAAG GTTctctcctggcctgtggtggcccctCCTGTGGACAGTCCTTTGCCCTccaagaagggaaaaggagagaaggacaAGAAAGGGAAAGGCAAGGCCGCTAGAGAGGACCAAGAGATGACGAAG ATGGGGTCCAAGAAGAAGAAGGAGCTTCCTAAAGAGCTCCGTCAGGACCTGCCCACCCTGCGGGTGCTGGGCAGCTGCTTGGTGGTCCTGGAGCCTCTGCTGGCCGGGGAGTCGCTTGTGAGTTCCCTGTGCAACTTCGGGGTGATCCGCACCTTGGAATCCGACAGACTGACACTTTCCAGG GATTCAAAGAATAAGAAAGCTAAAAAAC CTCTGGAGCCTGGGAAGTCCAAGGTGCCAGCACCATTGG CAGGCGAGAACTACAAGCCGGAGCCCCTGACAGTGGAGGTCCAGATCCAGCTGAACCAGTGCCGCTCGGCCGAGGAGGCGCTGCGGACCATCGCCGCGTAG
- the LRRC43 gene encoding leucine-rich repeat-containing protein 43 isoform X2 has product MEERSGTVSAAVREHLRQLCLHEFPCGVGSWNKSRFLPQTCRTHRELISREEEVGSPWEETVGDLLGLVCSPQSPWALLEGSSAEDSFLRQLAVRNPLMVKDDFLYSYFRSLRVVDKKVSLVDKDLLKFPKLEELVLSANQIKEIDAVNLPPTLKVLELYGNVLTSAECLCAHPPPGLQHLGLGHNKLQGSLQSLYVTVEHWPNLVSLDLGFNDLTDLQGMVASLSTLQRLRLLVLQGNPLALVPYYRGFTIDSLAHLCVLDDITVSPNEKHQFRGLHHSADFLACEAQLVVTIGNIRGVLDSSVLDPEPGPQGPFITYSYYVTYDFMEDEDGKGNEDAEARAEILKPPASAEQLDEDMPAEVGSPTAPTAAAVPKEAEEVAESLSATVSQFPSAELEGSVVSGGSISLPRSVDSVEKLATLRPKVDPRLCPLPGTVLFSTVRKPWADVIPCSYEMQHTLRDLVALKAFLLAGTIVTIVEEKVLSWPVVAPPVDSPLPSKKGKGEKDKKGKGKAAREDQEMTKMGSKKKKELPKELRQDLPTLRVLGSCLVVLEPLLAGESLVSSLCNFGVIRTLESDRLTLSRDSKNKKAKKPLEPGKSKVPAPLGENYKPEPLTVEVQIQLNQCRSAEEALRTIAA; this is encoded by the exons ATGGAGGAGCGGAGCGGCACCGTGAGCGCCGCGGTCCGGGAGCACCTGCGGCAGCTGTGTCTGCACGAGTTTCCTTGCGGCGTGGGCAGCTGG AACAAGTCGCGCTTTCTTCCTCAAACTTGCCGGACACACAGGGAGCTGATCTCCAGAGAGGAGGAGGTCGGGAGCCCCTGGGAGGAGACGGTGGGAGACCTGCTGGGCCTGGTCTGCAGCCCCCAGTCGCCCTGGGCTCTGCTGGAGGGCTCCAGCGCCGAGGACAGTTTCCTGAGACAGCTAGCCGTTCGGAATCCCCTGATGGTCAAAGACGACTTCTTGTACTCCTATTTCAGGTCCCTCCGGGTGGTGGACAAGAAG GTGAGCCTGGTGGATAAAGACCTCCTGAAATTTCCAAAGCTCGAAGAGTTGGTGCTAAGTGCTAATCAAATCAAGGAGATTGATGCAGTCAATCTGCCCCCAACTCTTAAG GTGTTGGAGCTCTACGGCAACGTCTTGACCAGCGCGGAGTGTCTGTGCGCTCACCCGCCGCCAGGCCTGCAGCACTTGGGGTTAGGTCACAACAAACTTCAGGGCTCCCTGCAAAGTCTGTACGTCACCGTGGAGCACTG GCCCAACCTGGTGTCTCTGGACCTGGGCTTCAACGACCTGACGGACCTGCAGGGCATGGtagccagcctcagcaccctgCAGCGCCTGCGGCTCCTGGTGCTGCAGGGGAACCCGCTGGCCCTGGTGCCCTACTACCGCGGCTTCACCATCGACAGCCTGGCCCACCTCTGCGTGCTGGACGACATCACCGTGTCTCCCAACGAGAAGCACCAGTTCCGGGGGCTCCACCACAGTGCGG ACTTCTTGGCCTGTGAGGCACAGTTGGTGGtgacaattggaaacatcagaggGGTTCTGGACAGCTCTGTCTTGGACCCAGAACCAGGGCCCCAGGGCCCTTTTATCACTTACAGCTACTACGTGACCTACGACTTTATGGAAGATGAAGATGGCAAAGGGAATGAAGACGCAGAGGCGCGGGCTGAG ATCCTCAAGCCCCCTGCCAGCGCGGAGCAGCTGGACGAGGACATGCCCGCAGAAGTCGGCTCCCCCACTGCGCCCACTGCGGCCGCCGTCCCCAAAGAGGCTGAGGAGGTTGCAGAGTCCTTGTCGGCCACCGTGTCCCAGTTCCCGTCGGCAGAGCTGGAGGGCTCGGTGGTCTCGGGCGGGTCGATATCCTTGCCCAGGTCCGTGGACTCTGTAGAGAAGTTGGCAACGTTGCGACCGAAAGTGGACCCCCGGCTTTGCCCATTGCCAGG GACAGTCCTCTTCAGCACCGTCCGCAAGCCCTGGGCTGACGTCATCCCCTGCAGCTACGAGATGCAGCACACGCTCAGGGACCTGGTGGCACTCAAGGCCTTCCTGCTGGCGGGGACCATCGTGACCATCGTGGAGGAGAAG GTTctctcctggcctgtggtggcccctCCTGTGGACAGTCCTTTGCCCTccaagaagggaaaaggagagaaggacaAGAAAGGGAAAGGCAAGGCCGCTAGAGAGGACCAAGAGATGACGAAG ATGGGGTCCAAGAAGAAGAAGGAGCTTCCTAAAGAGCTCCGTCAGGACCTGCCCACCCTGCGGGTGCTGGGCAGCTGCTTGGTGGTCCTGGAGCCTCTGCTGGCCGGGGAGTCGCTTGTGAGTTCCCTGTGCAACTTCGGGGTGATCCGCACCTTGGAATCCGACAGACTGACACTTTCCAGG GATTCAAAGAATAAGAAAGCTAAAAAAC CTCTGGAGCCTGGGAAGTCCAAGGTGCCAGCACCATTGG GCGAGAACTACAAGCCGGAGCCCCTGACAGTGGAGGTCCAGATCCAGCTGAACCAGTGCCGCTCGGCCGAGGAGGCGCTGCGGACCATCGCCGCGTAG
- the LRRC43 gene encoding leucine-rich repeat-containing protein 43 isoform X3, translated as MEERSGTVSAAVREHLRQLCLHEFPCGVGSWNKSRFLPQTCRTHRELISREEEVGSPWEETVGDLLGLVCSPQSPWALLEGSSAEDSFLRQLAVRNPLMVKDDFLYSYFRSLRVVDKKVSLVDKDLLKFPKLEELVLSANQIKEIDAVNLPPTLKVLELYGNVLTSAECLCAHPPPGLQHLGLGHNKLQGSLQSLYVTVEHWPNLVSLDLGFNDLTDLQGMVASLSTLQRLRLLVLQGNPLALVPYYRGFTIDSLAHLCVLDDITVSPNEKHQFRGLHHSADFLACEAQLVVTIGNIRGVLDSSVLDPEPGPQGPFITYSYYVTYDFMEDEDGKGNEDAEARAEILKPPASAEQLDEDMPAEVGSPTAPTAAAVPKEAEEVAESLSATVSQFPSAELEGSVVSGGSISLPRSVDSVEKLATLRPKVDPRLCPLPGTVLFSTVRKPWADVIPCSYEMQHTLRDLVALKAFLLAGTIVTIVEEKVLSWPVVAPPVDSPLPSKKGKGEKDKKGKGKAAREDQEMTKMGSKKKKELPKELRQDLPTLRVLGSCLVVLEPLLAGESLVSSLCNFGVIRTLESDRLTLSRLWSLGSPRCQHHWQARTTSRSP; from the exons ATGGAGGAGCGGAGCGGCACCGTGAGCGCCGCGGTCCGGGAGCACCTGCGGCAGCTGTGTCTGCACGAGTTTCCTTGCGGCGTGGGCAGCTGG AACAAGTCGCGCTTTCTTCCTCAAACTTGCCGGACACACAGGGAGCTGATCTCCAGAGAGGAGGAGGTCGGGAGCCCCTGGGAGGAGACGGTGGGAGACCTGCTGGGCCTGGTCTGCAGCCCCCAGTCGCCCTGGGCTCTGCTGGAGGGCTCCAGCGCCGAGGACAGTTTCCTGAGACAGCTAGCCGTTCGGAATCCCCTGATGGTCAAAGACGACTTCTTGTACTCCTATTTCAGGTCCCTCCGGGTGGTGGACAAGAAG GTGAGCCTGGTGGATAAAGACCTCCTGAAATTTCCAAAGCTCGAAGAGTTGGTGCTAAGTGCTAATCAAATCAAGGAGATTGATGCAGTCAATCTGCCCCCAACTCTTAAG GTGTTGGAGCTCTACGGCAACGTCTTGACCAGCGCGGAGTGTCTGTGCGCTCACCCGCCGCCAGGCCTGCAGCACTTGGGGTTAGGTCACAACAAACTTCAGGGCTCCCTGCAAAGTCTGTACGTCACCGTGGAGCACTG GCCCAACCTGGTGTCTCTGGACCTGGGCTTCAACGACCTGACGGACCTGCAGGGCATGGtagccagcctcagcaccctgCAGCGCCTGCGGCTCCTGGTGCTGCAGGGGAACCCGCTGGCCCTGGTGCCCTACTACCGCGGCTTCACCATCGACAGCCTGGCCCACCTCTGCGTGCTGGACGACATCACCGTGTCTCCCAACGAGAAGCACCAGTTCCGGGGGCTCCACCACAGTGCGG ACTTCTTGGCCTGTGAGGCACAGTTGGTGGtgacaattggaaacatcagaggGGTTCTGGACAGCTCTGTCTTGGACCCAGAACCAGGGCCCCAGGGCCCTTTTATCACTTACAGCTACTACGTGACCTACGACTTTATGGAAGATGAAGATGGCAAAGGGAATGAAGACGCAGAGGCGCGGGCTGAG ATCCTCAAGCCCCCTGCCAGCGCGGAGCAGCTGGACGAGGACATGCCCGCAGAAGTCGGCTCCCCCACTGCGCCCACTGCGGCCGCCGTCCCCAAAGAGGCTGAGGAGGTTGCAGAGTCCTTGTCGGCCACCGTGTCCCAGTTCCCGTCGGCAGAGCTGGAGGGCTCGGTGGTCTCGGGCGGGTCGATATCCTTGCCCAGGTCCGTGGACTCTGTAGAGAAGTTGGCAACGTTGCGACCGAAAGTGGACCCCCGGCTTTGCCCATTGCCAGG GACAGTCCTCTTCAGCACCGTCCGCAAGCCCTGGGCTGACGTCATCCCCTGCAGCTACGAGATGCAGCACACGCTCAGGGACCTGGTGGCACTCAAGGCCTTCCTGCTGGCGGGGACCATCGTGACCATCGTGGAGGAGAAG GTTctctcctggcctgtggtggcccctCCTGTGGACAGTCCTTTGCCCTccaagaagggaaaaggagagaaggacaAGAAAGGGAAAGGCAAGGCCGCTAGAGAGGACCAAGAGATGACGAAG ATGGGGTCCAAGAAGAAGAAGGAGCTTCCTAAAGAGCTCCGTCAGGACCTGCCCACCCTGCGGGTGCTGGGCAGCTGCTTGGTGGTCCTGGAGCCTCTGCTGGCCGGGGAGTCGCTTGTGAGTTCCCTGTGCAACTTCGGGGTGATCCGCACCTTGGAATCCGACAGACTGACACTTTCCAGG CTCTGGAGCCTGGGAAGTCCAAGGTGCCAGCACCATTGG CAGGCGAGAACTACAAGCCGGAGCCCCTGA
- the LRRC43 gene encoding leucine-rich repeat-containing protein 43 isoform X4, with amino-acid sequence MEERSGTVSAAVREHLRQLCLHEFPCGVGSWNKSRFLPQTCRTHRELISREEEVGSPWEETVGDLLGLVCSPQSPWALLEGSSAEDSFLRQLAVRNPLMVKDDFLYSYFRSLRVVDKKVSLVDKDLLKFPKLEELVLSANQIKEIDAVNLPPTLKVLELYGNVLTSAECLCAHPPPGLQHLGLGHNKLQGSLQSLYVTVEHWPNLVSLDLGFNDLTDLQGMVASLSTLQRLRLLVLQGNPLALVPYYRGFTIDSLAHLCVLDDITVSPNEKHQFRGLHHSADFLACEAQLVVTIGNIRGVLDSSVLDPEPGPQGPFITYSYYVTYDFMEDEDGKGNEDAEARAEILKPPASAEQLDEDMPAEVGSPTAPTAAAVPKEAEEVAESLSATVSQFPSAELEGSVVSGGSISLPRSVDSVEKLATLRPKVDPRLCPLPGTVLFSTVRKPWADVIPCSYEMQHTLRDLVALKAFLLAGTIVTIVEEKVLSWPVVAPPVDSPLPSKKGKGEKDKKGKGKAAREDQEMTKMGSKKKKELPKELRQDLPTLRVLGSCLVVLEPLLAGESLVSSLCNFGVIRTLESDRLTLSRLWSLGSPRCQHHWARTTSRSP; translated from the exons ATGGAGGAGCGGAGCGGCACCGTGAGCGCCGCGGTCCGGGAGCACCTGCGGCAGCTGTGTCTGCACGAGTTTCCTTGCGGCGTGGGCAGCTGG AACAAGTCGCGCTTTCTTCCTCAAACTTGCCGGACACACAGGGAGCTGATCTCCAGAGAGGAGGAGGTCGGGAGCCCCTGGGAGGAGACGGTGGGAGACCTGCTGGGCCTGGTCTGCAGCCCCCAGTCGCCCTGGGCTCTGCTGGAGGGCTCCAGCGCCGAGGACAGTTTCCTGAGACAGCTAGCCGTTCGGAATCCCCTGATGGTCAAAGACGACTTCTTGTACTCCTATTTCAGGTCCCTCCGGGTGGTGGACAAGAAG GTGAGCCTGGTGGATAAAGACCTCCTGAAATTTCCAAAGCTCGAAGAGTTGGTGCTAAGTGCTAATCAAATCAAGGAGATTGATGCAGTCAATCTGCCCCCAACTCTTAAG GTGTTGGAGCTCTACGGCAACGTCTTGACCAGCGCGGAGTGTCTGTGCGCTCACCCGCCGCCAGGCCTGCAGCACTTGGGGTTAGGTCACAACAAACTTCAGGGCTCCCTGCAAAGTCTGTACGTCACCGTGGAGCACTG GCCCAACCTGGTGTCTCTGGACCTGGGCTTCAACGACCTGACGGACCTGCAGGGCATGGtagccagcctcagcaccctgCAGCGCCTGCGGCTCCTGGTGCTGCAGGGGAACCCGCTGGCCCTGGTGCCCTACTACCGCGGCTTCACCATCGACAGCCTGGCCCACCTCTGCGTGCTGGACGACATCACCGTGTCTCCCAACGAGAAGCACCAGTTCCGGGGGCTCCACCACAGTGCGG ACTTCTTGGCCTGTGAGGCACAGTTGGTGGtgacaattggaaacatcagaggGGTTCTGGACAGCTCTGTCTTGGACCCAGAACCAGGGCCCCAGGGCCCTTTTATCACTTACAGCTACTACGTGACCTACGACTTTATGGAAGATGAAGATGGCAAAGGGAATGAAGACGCAGAGGCGCGGGCTGAG ATCCTCAAGCCCCCTGCCAGCGCGGAGCAGCTGGACGAGGACATGCCCGCAGAAGTCGGCTCCCCCACTGCGCCCACTGCGGCCGCCGTCCCCAAAGAGGCTGAGGAGGTTGCAGAGTCCTTGTCGGCCACCGTGTCCCAGTTCCCGTCGGCAGAGCTGGAGGGCTCGGTGGTCTCGGGCGGGTCGATATCCTTGCCCAGGTCCGTGGACTCTGTAGAGAAGTTGGCAACGTTGCGACCGAAAGTGGACCCCCGGCTTTGCCCATTGCCAGG GACAGTCCTCTTCAGCACCGTCCGCAAGCCCTGGGCTGACGTCATCCCCTGCAGCTACGAGATGCAGCACACGCTCAGGGACCTGGTGGCACTCAAGGCCTTCCTGCTGGCGGGGACCATCGTGACCATCGTGGAGGAGAAG GTTctctcctggcctgtggtggcccctCCTGTGGACAGTCCTTTGCCCTccaagaagggaaaaggagagaaggacaAGAAAGGGAAAGGCAAGGCCGCTAGAGAGGACCAAGAGATGACGAAG ATGGGGTCCAAGAAGAAGAAGGAGCTTCCTAAAGAGCTCCGTCAGGACCTGCCCACCCTGCGGGTGCTGGGCAGCTGCTTGGTGGTCCTGGAGCCTCTGCTGGCCGGGGAGTCGCTTGTGAGTTCCCTGTGCAACTTCGGGGTGATCCGCACCTTGGAATCCGACAGACTGACACTTTCCAGG CTCTGGAGCCTGGGAAGTCCAAGGTGCCAGCACCATTGG GCGAGAACTACAAGCCGGAGCCCCTGA
- the LRRC43 gene encoding leucine-rich repeat-containing protein 43 isoform X5 translates to MVKDDFLYSYFRSLRVVDKKVSLVDKDLLKFPKLEELVLSANQIKEIDAVNLPPTLKVLELYGNVLTSAECLCAHPPPGLQHLGLGHNKLQGSLQSLYVTVEHWPNLVSLDLGFNDLTDLQGMVASLSTLQRLRLLVLQGNPLALVPYYRGFTIDSLAHLCVLDDITVSPNEKHQFRGLHHSADFLACEAQLVVTIGNIRGVLDSSVLDPEPGPQGPFITYSYYVTYDFMEDEDGKGNEDAEARAEILKPPASAEQLDEDMPAEVGSPTAPTAAAVPKEAEEVAESLSATVSQFPSAELEGSVVSGGSISLPRSVDSVEKLATLRPKVDPRLCPLPGTVLFSTVRKPWADVIPCSYEMQHTLRDLVALKAFLLAGTIVTIVEEKVLSWPVVAPPVDSPLPSKKGKGEKDKKGKGKAAREDQEMTKMGSKKKKELPKELRQDLPTLRVLGSCLVVLEPLLAGESLVSSLCNFGVIRTLESDRLTLSRDSKNKKAKKPLEPGKSKVPAPLAGENYKPEPLTVEVQIQLNQCRSAEEALRTIAA, encoded by the exons ATGGTCAAAGACGACTTCTTGTACTCCTATTTCAGGTCCCTCCGGGTGGTGGACAAGAAG GTGAGCCTGGTGGATAAAGACCTCCTGAAATTTCCAAAGCTCGAAGAGTTGGTGCTAAGTGCTAATCAAATCAAGGAGATTGATGCAGTCAATCTGCCCCCAACTCTTAAG GTGTTGGAGCTCTACGGCAACGTCTTGACCAGCGCGGAGTGTCTGTGCGCTCACCCGCCGCCAGGCCTGCAGCACTTGGGGTTAGGTCACAACAAACTTCAGGGCTCCCTGCAAAGTCTGTACGTCACCGTGGAGCACTG GCCCAACCTGGTGTCTCTGGACCTGGGCTTCAACGACCTGACGGACCTGCAGGGCATGGtagccagcctcagcaccctgCAGCGCCTGCGGCTCCTGGTGCTGCAGGGGAACCCGCTGGCCCTGGTGCCCTACTACCGCGGCTTCACCATCGACAGCCTGGCCCACCTCTGCGTGCTGGACGACATCACCGTGTCTCCCAACGAGAAGCACCAGTTCCGGGGGCTCCACCACAGTGCGG ACTTCTTGGCCTGTGAGGCACAGTTGGTGGtgacaattggaaacatcagaggGGTTCTGGACAGCTCTGTCTTGGACCCAGAACCAGGGCCCCAGGGCCCTTTTATCACTTACAGCTACTACGTGACCTACGACTTTATGGAAGATGAAGATGGCAAAGGGAATGAAGACGCAGAGGCGCGGGCTGAG ATCCTCAAGCCCCCTGCCAGCGCGGAGCAGCTGGACGAGGACATGCCCGCAGAAGTCGGCTCCCCCACTGCGCCCACTGCGGCCGCCGTCCCCAAAGAGGCTGAGGAGGTTGCAGAGTCCTTGTCGGCCACCGTGTCCCAGTTCCCGTCGGCAGAGCTGGAGGGCTCGGTGGTCTCGGGCGGGTCGATATCCTTGCCCAGGTCCGTGGACTCTGTAGAGAAGTTGGCAACGTTGCGACCGAAAGTGGACCCCCGGCTTTGCCCATTGCCAGG GACAGTCCTCTTCAGCACCGTCCGCAAGCCCTGGGCTGACGTCATCCCCTGCAGCTACGAGATGCAGCACACGCTCAGGGACCTGGTGGCACTCAAGGCCTTCCTGCTGGCGGGGACCATCGTGACCATCGTGGAGGAGAAG GTTctctcctggcctgtggtggcccctCCTGTGGACAGTCCTTTGCCCTccaagaagggaaaaggagagaaggacaAGAAAGGGAAAGGCAAGGCCGCTAGAGAGGACCAAGAGATGACGAAG ATGGGGTCCAAGAAGAAGAAGGAGCTTCCTAAAGAGCTCCGTCAGGACCTGCCCACCCTGCGGGTGCTGGGCAGCTGCTTGGTGGTCCTGGAGCCTCTGCTGGCCGGGGAGTCGCTTGTGAGTTCCCTGTGCAACTTCGGGGTGATCCGCACCTTGGAATCCGACAGACTGACACTTTCCAGG GATTCAAAGAATAAGAAAGCTAAAAAAC CTCTGGAGCCTGGGAAGTCCAAGGTGCCAGCACCATTGG CAGGCGAGAACTACAAGCCGGAGCCCCTGACAGTGGAGGTCCAGATCCAGCTGAACCAGTGCCGCTCGGCCGAGGAGGCGCTGCGGACCATCGCCGCGTAG
- the B3GNT4 gene encoding N-acetyllactosaminide beta-1,3-N-acetylglucosaminyltransferase 4, with amino-acid sequence MLRRLGCLVLYSIAVLLLSCLLFLKKEVKPAGTLIAHPPFWAPPGPHHSQCPPNYTVANASQSLPSRHRLFLTYRHCRNFSILLEPSGCAKDIFLLLAIKSQPGHVERRAAIRSTWGRAGDWAGSRKLRLVFLLGVARPTPPAQLLAYESREFDDILQWDFAEDFFNLTLKELHLQRWVAAACPQVHFMLKGDDDVFVHVPNVLEFLEGWDPDQDLLVGDVIRQALPNRNTKVKYFIPPSMYRARHYPPYAGGGGYVMSRATVQHLQAAVEEAELFPIDDVFVGMCLRKLGVSPMHHAGFKTFGIRRPLDPLDPCLYRGLLLVHRLSPLEMWTMWALVMDQGLKCAATPLSRLPGVG; translated from the coding sequence ATGCTCCGCAGGCTGGGCTGCCTTGTCCTGTACAGCATCGCCGTACTGCTGCTCAGCTGCCTGCTCTTCCTGAAGAAGGAGGTCAAGCCAGCAGGGACACTCATAGCCCACCCGCCCTTCTGGGCACCCCCGGGGCCCCACCATAGCCAGTGTCCACCCAACTACACAGTGGCTAATGCCTCCCAGTCACTGCCCAGCCGTCACCGCCTCTTCTTGACCTATCGCCATTGCCGCAACTTCTCCATCTTGCTGGAGCCTTCTGGCTGTGCCAAGGACATCTTCCTGCTCCTGGCCATCAAGTCACAGCCTGGCCATGTGGAACGGCGTGCAGCCATCCGCAGCACATGGGGCCGGGCGGGGGACTGGGCTGGCAGCCGGAAGCTAAGGCTGGTGTTCCTCCTAGGGGTGGCCAGACCCACACCCCCGGCCCAGCTGCTGGCCTATGAGAGCCGGGAGTTTGATGATATCCTGCAGTGGGACTTTGCTGAGGACTTCTTCAACCTGACACTCAAGGAGCTGCACCTGCAGCGCTGGGTGGCGGCTGCCTGTCCCCAGGTCCACTTCATGCTAAAGGGAGATGATGATGTCTTTGTCCATGTCCCCAATGTCCTCGAGTTCCTGGAGGGCTGGGACCCAGACCAGGACCTCCTGGTGGGAGACGTCATCCGCCAGGCTCTGCCTAACAGGAACACCAAGGTCAAATACTTCATCCCGCCCTCCATGTACAGGGCCCGCCACTACCCGCCctatgctgggggtgggggctatgTCATGTCCAGAGCCACTGTGCAGCACCTCCAAGCAGCCGTGGAAGAGGCTGAGCTCTTCCCCATCGATGATGTCTTTGTGGGCATGTGTCTGAGGAAGCTGGGGGTGAGCCCCATGCACCATGCTGGCTTCAAGACATTTGGGATCCGGCGGCCCCTGGACCCCCTGGACCCCTGCCTGTACAGAGGGCTGCTCCTGGTGCACCGCCTCAGCCCCCTGGAGATGTGGACCATGTGGGCACTGGTGATGGACCAGGGGCTCAAGTGTGCGGCCACCCCCTTGTCCCGGCTCCCAGGGGTGGGCTGA